The following are encoded in a window of Gossypium raimondii isolate GPD5lz chromosome 13, ASM2569854v1, whole genome shotgun sequence genomic DNA:
- the LOC105782644 gene encoding F-box/kelch-repeat protein At1g26930: protein MLENRCCKSCLVFASSCQEERKWAYMYNGKRPREFSESDGCQETKLSKLSSDDSSSDDNNSNASSPQDSGDFLLPGSHGQSGDDSKRSDSSSDTDSSLIHHCSIGLDKPDLVNQSDSDSLSDSVEESPEEQSEDDGENDDSSFSDSPRDGHRSHAGDSSSDLDALIQPIGRDNSISCLIRCSRSDYGSIASLNRSFRSLIRSGEIYKLRRQNGVVEHWVYFSCHLLQWEAFDPIRHRWMHLPRMPPNECFIFSDKESLAVGTELLVFGKEVTSQVIYRYSILTNSWTTGTSMNAPRCLFGSASLGEIAILAGGCDSQGNILSSAEMYNSETQKWETLPSMNKPRKMCSGVFMDKKFYVIGGIGGAGKDARVLTCGEEYDLETKKWTEIPNMSPGRSGAAAEMPAAAVAPPLVAVVNNELYAADHAGMEVKKYDKEGNSWLTIGRLPERAVSMNGWGLAFRACGDRLIVIGGPRALGEGFIEINSWVPSERPPQWNLLARKQLGNFVYNCAVMGC, encoded by the coding sequence ATGTTGGAGAACCGGTGCTGCAAGTCCTGTTTGGTGTTTGCAAGCTCTTGTCAGGAAGAAAGGAAGTGGGCTTACATGTACAATGGGAAGCGCCCACGGGAATTCTCCGAATCCGATGGTTGTCAGGAAACCAAGTTGTCGAAGCTATCTTCTGATGATTCCTCGAGTGACGATAATAATTCTAATGCTTCTTCTCCACAAGACTCAGGTGACTTTCTCTTGCCAGGTTCTCATGGCCAATCCGGTGATGATAGTAAGCGATCTGATTCTTCCTCGGATACAGACTCTTCTCTTATCCACCACTGCTCCATTGGTCTAGACAAACCGGATTTGGTTAACCAATCAGACAGTGACAGCCTGTCGGATTCTGTGGAGGAGTCACCAGAGGAACAGTCTGAGGATGATGGTGAAAATGATGATAGCAGCTTTTCTGATTCTCCCAGGGATGGTCATCGGAGTCATGCTGGGGATTCTTCGTCAGACTTGGATGCATTAATCCAACCAATTGGGAGAGATAATTCCATCAGTTGTCTGATTAGGTGCTCGAGGTCTGATTATGGTTCCATTGCCTCATTGAATCGGAGTTTTCGCTCCTTAATCAGGAGCGGGGAGATCTATAAGTTGAGGAGGCAGAACGGTGTTGTTGAGCATTGGGTTTACTTTTCTTGTCACCTCCTTCAATGGGAGGCATTTGATCCAATTAGGCATAGGTGGATGCATTTGCCAAGGATGCCTCCCAATGAATGTTTCATTTTCTCGGATAAGGAGTCCTTGGCTGTTGGAACTGAATTGCTTGTATTTGGGAAGGAGGTAACTTCCCAGGTTATATATAGGTATAGTATTCTGACGAACTCATGGACTACTGGGACCAGTATGAATGCTCCGAGGTGCTTGTTTGGATCGGCTAGTCTTGGAGAAATTGCAATTTTAGCTGGTGGTTGTGACTCTCAGGGTAATATCCTGAGCTCTGCAGAAATGTACAATTCTGAGACTCAGAAATGGGAGACTCTCCCAAGCATGAATAAGCCAAGGAAGATGTGTAGTGGTGTATTTATGGATAAGAAATTTTACGTGATTGGAGGAATTGGTGGAGCTGGGAAGGATGCACGGGTTCTCACTTGTGGTGAGGAGTATGATTTAGAGACAAAAAAGTGGACTGAAATTCCCAATATGTCTCCTGGAAGAAGTGGAGCGGCCGCAGAGATGCCTGCGGCAGCTGTGGCACCCCCTCTGGTTGCAGTTGTTAATAATGAACTGTATGCTGCTGATCATGCTGGCATGGAGGTAAAGAAGTATGATAAGGAGGGGAACTCATGGTTGACTATTGGAAGATTGCCAGAAAGAGCAGTTTCGATGAATGGTTGGGGGCTTGCGTTCAGAGCATGTGGAGATCGCCTTATAGTGATTGGTGGACCTAGGGCTTTAGGTGAAGGTTTTATTGAGATCAATTCATGGGTTCCGAGCGAAAGGCCTCCCCAATGGAACTTGCTTGCCAGAAAGCAGTTGGGTAACTTTGTGTATAATTGTGCTGTGATGGGATGCTAG